In Citrus sinensis cultivar Valencia sweet orange chromosome 2, DVS_A1.0, whole genome shotgun sequence, a single genomic region encodes these proteins:
- the LOC102622431 gene encoding uncharacterized protein LOC102622431: protein MLLLCADSCFLFSSSLAQQVPTHAIIYSRQFLKWAWYQTQFPSFVVSQVSICSQLQAPCAKNCGIYLATFAKILDEELEIETDVEIFDAMDSKHWNKQDKTKFFVEIPNFFLG from the exons ATGCTCTTGCTATGTGCTGAttcttgttttttgttttcttcctcACTTGCACAACAAGTTCCTACCCATGCCATCATCTATTCGAGGCAATTTTTGAAGTGGGCTTGGTATCAGACCCAATTCCCTTCCTTTGTTGTGTCACAAGTTTCAATTTGCTCGCAATTGCAGGCTCCATGTGCCAAAAA ctgTGGCATTTACCTCGCGACCTTTGCCAAAATTCTTGATGAGGAACTTGAGATTGAAACCGATGTAGAG ATCTTTGATGCTATGGATTCAAAGCATTGGAATAAGCAGGACAAGACAAAATTCTTTGTGGAAATaccgaatttttttttaggatga
- the LOC102621741 gene encoding uncharacterized protein LOC102621741 isoform X1, whose translation MPVKLMKDELVSRLGIETNRKKIYRAKKKALDKLNGNYADAYQSLRDYAQVLRERNPDVLVKMKFESSFDKNRRPILKFQRFMFSFPALKDGFIYGCRWFIGLDGCHLKGPFGGVLLSAVALDANGGIFPIAICICESECADSWKWFLAIMSEWLNIENQSQVTFMTDRQKGILKGLEVYWHGATVRHCARHIFANLRLNHPDVVYRNLFWAAARATCEAEWKDNMEKIRIAKKDTQAAYDYLIKIDKREWARHTFVDNVKVDHVTNNMSESWNSWLNECRDKPVLTLVEFIRKKVMKRLHKRHSEAKKWVGKLPPTVRRKLNVSRQQGRFVRVLMASEYEFEVMDEKYKTFVVNLQNRTCDCGAYQICGIPCKHVMPCIARRQEDAADYVDQKLTVEAYLATYSGVIHPLPDQTTGLTVEGIKILPPQVKVKVGRPKTMRRREPGEQQGKRKAKQKCRNCGNLGHNKRSCKNTPIIANDQMHLQGPMLGNTNTSESIFASENLQPASELLAQSNISKSNFPFQSNISGRHVSLLQSIMNCDIPSSSQHQHCPSN comes from the exons ATGCCggttaaattaatgaaagatGAGCTGGTTAGCAGATTAGGGATTGAGACAAATAGGAAGAAAATATATAGGGCCAAGAAAAAAGCATTGGATAAATTAAATGGGAACTATGCAGATGCTTATCAAAGTTTGAGAGATTATGCTCAAGTACTCAGGGAGAGAAATCCCGATGTGTTAGTAAAGATGAAGTTTGAGTCtagttttgataaaaatagaaGGCCAATTTTGAAGTTTCAGAGGTTTATGTTTAGCTTTCCTGCTTTAAAAGATGGTTTTATTTATGGATGTAGATGGTTTATAGGATTAGATGGTTGTCATTTAAAAGGGCCATTTGGGGGTGTGCTATTGTCAGCAGTAGCCTTGGATGCAAACGGTGGAATTTTCCCAATTGCTATTTGCATTTGCGAATCAGAATGTGCTGACAGTTGGAAATGGTTTTTGGCCATAATGAGTGAGTGGCTGAATATAGAGAATCAAAGTCAAGTGACATTTATGACTGATAGACAAAAGGGAATATTGAAAGGATTAGAAGTATATTGGCATGGTGCTACTGTAAGGCACTGTGCCAGACATATATTTGCGAATTTGAGACTTAATCATCCTGATGTAGTCTATAGAAATCTATTTTGGGCAGCTGCAAGAGCCACGTGTGAAGCTGAGTGGAAAGACAACATGGAGAAAATAAGAATAGCTAAGAAGGACACACAAGCTGCTTATGATTATCTGATCAAAATTGATAAGAGAGAGTGGGCAAGGCATACATTTGTAGATAATGTGAAAGTTGATCATGTAACCAATAACATGAGCGAGTCATGGAACAGCTGGTTAAATGAATGTAGAGACAAGCCTGTGCTAACACTTGTAGAGTTTATTAGAAAGAAAGTAATGAAAAGATTGCATAAAAGGCATTCTGAGGCAAAAAAGTGGGTTGGGAAGCTGCCTCCAACTGTAAGGAGAAAGTTGAATGTATCTAGGCAACAAGGAAGATTTGTAAGGGTTCTTATGGCCAGTGAGTATGAATTTGAGGTAATGGATGAGAAATACAAAACCTTTGTAGTTAACTTACAGAATAGAACTTGTGATTGTGGTGCCTACCAAATTTGTGGGATACCATGCAAACATGTCATGCCATGCATTGCCCGGAGGCAAGAGGATGCTGCTGATTATGTGGATCAGAAACTAACGGTGGAAGCATATTTAGCCACATACTCAGGTGTTATACATCCACTTCCTGATCAAACTACTGGGTTGACTGTTGAAGGCATCAAAATCTTACCTCCACAAGTGAAAGTCAAAGTTGGTAGGCCTAAAACAATGAGGAGAAGAGAGCCAGGGGAGcaacaaggaaaaagaaaggcCAAGCAAAAATGTAGAAATTGTGGAAATTTGGGTCATAATAAAAGATCATGCAAAAATACACCGATCATTGCAAATGATCAA ATGCACTTACAGGGCCCTATGCTGGGAAATACAAATACATCAGAAAGCATATTTGCTTCAGAAAACCTTCAGCCCGCATCAG AATTGTTAGCTCAAAgcaatatttcaaaaagcaaTTTTCCATTTCAAAGCAATATCTCGGGAAGACATGTTTCACTCTTACAATCTATTATGAACTGTGATATTCCATCTTCAAGTCAGCATCAGCATTGTCCTTCAAATTAG
- the LOC102621741 gene encoding uncharacterized protein LOC102621741 isoform X2 translates to MPVKLMKDELVSRLGIETNRKKIYRAKKKALDKLNGNYADAYQSLRDYAQVLRERNPDVLVKMKFESSFDKNRRPILKFQRFMFSFPALKDGFIYGCRWFIGLDGCHLKGPFGGVLLSAVALDANGGIFPIAICICESECADSWKWFLAIMSEWLNIENQSQVTFMTDRQKGILKGLEVYWHGATVRHCARHIFANLRLNHPDVVYRNLFWAAARATCEAEWKDNMEKIRIAKKDTQAAYDYLIKIDKREWARHTFVDNVKVDHVTNNMSESWNSWLNECRDKPVLTLVEFIRKKVMKRLHKRHSEAKKWVGKLPPTVRRKLNVSRQQGRFVRVLMASEYEFEVMDEKYKTFVVNLQNRTCDCGAYQICGIPCKHVMPCIARRQEDAADYVDQKLTVEAYLATYSGVIHPLPDQTTGLTVEGIKILPPQVKVKVGRPKTMRRREPGEQQGKRKAKQKCRNCGNLGHNKRSCKNTPIIANDQGPMLGNTNTSESIFASENLQPASELLAQSNISKSNFPFQSNISGRHVSLLQSIMNCDIPSSSQHQHCPSN, encoded by the exons ATGCCggttaaattaatgaaagatGAGCTGGTTAGCAGATTAGGGATTGAGACAAATAGGAAGAAAATATATAGGGCCAAGAAAAAAGCATTGGATAAATTAAATGGGAACTATGCAGATGCTTATCAAAGTTTGAGAGATTATGCTCAAGTACTCAGGGAGAGAAATCCCGATGTGTTAGTAAAGATGAAGTTTGAGTCtagttttgataaaaatagaaGGCCAATTTTGAAGTTTCAGAGGTTTATGTTTAGCTTTCCTGCTTTAAAAGATGGTTTTATTTATGGATGTAGATGGTTTATAGGATTAGATGGTTGTCATTTAAAAGGGCCATTTGGGGGTGTGCTATTGTCAGCAGTAGCCTTGGATGCAAACGGTGGAATTTTCCCAATTGCTATTTGCATTTGCGAATCAGAATGTGCTGACAGTTGGAAATGGTTTTTGGCCATAATGAGTGAGTGGCTGAATATAGAGAATCAAAGTCAAGTGACATTTATGACTGATAGACAAAAGGGAATATTGAAAGGATTAGAAGTATATTGGCATGGTGCTACTGTAAGGCACTGTGCCAGACATATATTTGCGAATTTGAGACTTAATCATCCTGATGTAGTCTATAGAAATCTATTTTGGGCAGCTGCAAGAGCCACGTGTGAAGCTGAGTGGAAAGACAACATGGAGAAAATAAGAATAGCTAAGAAGGACACACAAGCTGCTTATGATTATCTGATCAAAATTGATAAGAGAGAGTGGGCAAGGCATACATTTGTAGATAATGTGAAAGTTGATCATGTAACCAATAACATGAGCGAGTCATGGAACAGCTGGTTAAATGAATGTAGAGACAAGCCTGTGCTAACACTTGTAGAGTTTATTAGAAAGAAAGTAATGAAAAGATTGCATAAAAGGCATTCTGAGGCAAAAAAGTGGGTTGGGAAGCTGCCTCCAACTGTAAGGAGAAAGTTGAATGTATCTAGGCAACAAGGAAGATTTGTAAGGGTTCTTATGGCCAGTGAGTATGAATTTGAGGTAATGGATGAGAAATACAAAACCTTTGTAGTTAACTTACAGAATAGAACTTGTGATTGTGGTGCCTACCAAATTTGTGGGATACCATGCAAACATGTCATGCCATGCATTGCCCGGAGGCAAGAGGATGCTGCTGATTATGTGGATCAGAAACTAACGGTGGAAGCATATTTAGCCACATACTCAGGTGTTATACATCCACTTCCTGATCAAACTACTGGGTTGACTGTTGAAGGCATCAAAATCTTACCTCCACAAGTGAAAGTCAAAGTTGGTAGGCCTAAAACAATGAGGAGAAGAGAGCCAGGGGAGcaacaaggaaaaagaaaggcCAAGCAAAAATGTAGAAATTGTGGAAATTTGGGTCATAATAAAAGATCATGCAAAAATACACCGATCATTGCAAATGATCAA GGCCCTATGCTGGGAAATACAAATACATCAGAAAGCATATTTGCTTCAGAAAACCTTCAGCCCGCATCAG AATTGTTAGCTCAAAgcaatatttcaaaaagcaaTTTTCCATTTCAAAGCAATATCTCGGGAAGACATGTTTCACTCTTACAATCTATTATGAACTGTGATATTCCATCTTCAAGTCAGCATCAGCATTGTCCTTCAAATTAG
- the LOC102621250 gene encoding heat shock 70 kDa protein, mitochondrial-like — protein sequence MLWLASELAFKVRFLNNNFQPACCTWSRPYFCSFKNWILKYGKYSECEAALSKALITELLKEHYTIDAVANFDSLCHGVRIAIDRELHDWLDLSLNHTVPSSLLILSRAFYASGEASPEKAGQATLSFLPDKIVDTVGVTTLPLEDSVLGSRRKLEFLEMQEEPIKEEEEELAKMKDSVSSQKGVTLEEMSHPTAKEAQEQAIPKTLEKYEQLCELSRAYPLAKTSASSVSQGCREFLKLANKVVSPEPKFVPAMHHCLVSSMSLARNFSSKSQGNVLGIDLGTTYSRVAVMQGEDPVVIEEVEGGRYTKKSFRSMPSVVFFKPNGESWVGRQANMMTSLYPSRALFDTKHLVGTVYDSSKVQTSLYPKIVRGFKGEAWVETEFGIFSPAKIQAFILAKMRAIGEVYLKESATKAVISVPACFNEAQREAIKYAGDIAGLDIQGVVEDPVAAALAYGLDKRDGLFAVYSFGGTFEFSILEISNGVIKVKAKRKSLSHGGLDFDLLLVRHLWREFTRCHAFDASHYPLVLQRFLGAAERAKVRLSSEPQVEVKLHNLLNIQVKKSLVQKDLEVTITRSEFESLVSELIEETGAICQKCLEVANITRKDLDGILVVGGLGCVPSVREYMELFFGKSPLKSPRGVTPDEAVVIGAAIHGEKFR from the exons ATGTTGTGGCTTGCCTCTGAACTCGCTTTCAAAGTCAG gTTTCTTAATAACAATTTCCAGCCG GCTTGTTGTACTTGGAGCAGACCCTATTTTTGCAGTTTCAAAAATTGGATATTAAAATATGGAAAATATTCCGAATGTGAAGCTGCCTTGAGCAAAGCTTTGATTACTGAACTATTGAAGGAACATTACACAATAGATGCAGTAGCTAATTTTGATTCGTTATGTCATGGGGTTCGTATCGCAATAGATAGAGAG TTGCATGATTGGCTGGATTTGTCTCTCAATCATACTGTACCATCGTCTCTTTTGATTCTTTCTAG AGCCTTCTATGCGTCTGGAGAGGCTAGCCCAGAGAAAGCTGGTCAAGCTACACTCTCCTTCCTTCCAGATAAGATTGTGGATACAGTTGGGGTTACAACCTTGCCATTGGAAGATTCTGTTTTGGGAAGTAGAAGGAAGTTGGAGTTCCTAGAGATGCAGGAAGAACCAATCAAG GAGGAGGAAGAAGAGCTGGCGAAAATGAAGGATTCTGTCAGCAGCCAAAAGGGTGTCACCTTGGAAGAAATGTCTCATCCAACAGCTAAAGAAGCACAAGAACAAGCAATACCAAAAACATTGGAGAAATATGAGCAGCTTTGTGAGCTCAGTCGTGCTTATCCATTGGCTAAGACTTCTGCCTCT TCCGTCAGCCAGGGATGCAGGGAGTTCTTGAAACTTGCCAACAAG GTTGTAAGTCCAGAACCCAAATTTGTTCCAGCAATGCATCACTGTCTAGTCTCATCTATGAGTTTGGCACGCAATTTCAG TTCTAAATCTCAGGGAAATGTTCTTGGCATTGATCTTGGAACTACATATTCTCGTGTTGCAGTTATGCAAGGAGAA GATCCCGTGGTGATTGAAGAGGTAGAAGGTGGCAGATATACTAAGAAGTCATTTCGATCGATGCCTTCAGTAGTGTTCTTTAAACCCAATGGGGAGTCATGGGTCGGTAGACAAGCAAATATGATGACATCTCTGTACCCATCCCGCGCACTGTTTGATACCAAACATTTGGTGGGTACAGTGTATGATAGTAGTAAAGTTCAAACAAGTCTCTACCCGAAGATTGTAAGGGGTTTTAAAGGAGAGGCATGGGTGGAGACGGAATTCGGCATATTCTCTCCGGCTAAGATACAAGCATTCATCTTAGCCAAAATGAGAGCAATTGGCGAAGTTTATTTGAAAGAGTCTGCTACAAAGGCCGTGATAAGTGTTCCGGCTTGTTTTAATGAAGCTCAAAGAGAAGCAATAAAGTATGCCGGTGATATTGCTGGTCTCGACATACAGGGCGTTGTTGAGGATCCCGTAGCTGCCGCACTCGCATATGGCCTTGATAAGAGAGATGGGCTTTTTGCAGTCTACAGTTTTGGAGGTACATTTGAGTTTTCGATTTTGGAGATCTCAAATGGTGTCATtaag GTGAAAGCAAAGAGAAAATCCTTAAGTCATGGAGGGTTGGACTTCGATTTGTTATTGGTGCGGCATTTATGGAGGGAATTTACGCGTTGTCATGCATTTGATGCTTCACATTACCCACTTGTCCTTCAAAGGTTCTTGGGTGCTGCTGAAAGAGCAAAAGTTAGACTGTCTTCAGAGCCCCAAGTTGAAGTTAAGCTTCACAACCTGCTCAATATTCAGGTGAAGAAATCTCTCGTGCAGAAAGATTTGGAGGTCACAATCACGAGGTCTGAGTTTGAATCCTTGGTTAGTGAGTTGATCGAGGAGACTGGGGCTATTTGTCAAAAATGTTTGGAAGTGGCAAACATCACGAGGAAGGATCTTGATGGTATTCTTGTTGTTGGTGGATTGGGCTGTGTACCTTCAGTGCGCGAGTACATGGAACTCTTCTTTGGGAAGAGTCCTTTGAAGAGTCCAAGAGGCGTGACCCCTGATGAAGCTGTTGTTATTGGAGCTGCAATTCACGGTGAAAAATTTAG GTAA